The Aerosakkonema funiforme FACHB-1375 genome includes the window CAAAGCCTTAAATCAGTTGTTTAATGACTAAGGAATCAAGAAAAATGATTATCGAAGATGAAGAACTACGAGATATTTTTAAAACCGCAAGTGAAGATCATTTGCAGAAACTTGATGATGGTTTGTTGTATTTAGAAAAACATCCAGATGACCAAGCGAAATTAGAAGAGTTACTGCGAGAAGCCCACAGCCTCAAAGGCGATGCCGGGATGTTGGGAGTCAAAGATGTGGCAACTCTATCCCATCAGATAGAGCATATATTAGGGAGTGTGAAACGAGGCGAGACAATCCTCGATCGCACTATTAGCGATCGCATATATCACGGTTTAGATGCCATTCGTCAATTAGTACGCGAAGCAGTCACAGGCG containing:
- a CDS encoding Hpt domain-containing protein, producing the protein MIIEDEELRDIFKTASEDHLQKLDDGLLYLEKHPDDQAKLEELLREAHSLKGDAGMLGVKDVATLSHQIEHILGSVKRGETILDRTISDRIYHGLDAIRQLVREAVTGEPPQVNTFYVLARMMGSEEKGEGEGTSGRAGERESESAEEGESGRAGERESGIIAEIITEKLEEQQKMSVMFPPQIG